A single region of the Brassica rapa cultivar Chiifu-401-42 chromosome A03, CAAS_Brap_v3.01, whole genome shotgun sequence genome encodes:
- the LOC108871137 gene encoding nonsense-mediated mRNA decay protein 2, with protein sequence MLDIAYELVGQATSNSLLMFCFCNLIIVIILTGSSKPGSMDSQDYNTFTSSVSFNNLASEDHDCCGDDHDHEEMIVIDVQDESLTDPSSIPDEYEDKESCHCCHDDDDEEEDEDDDDDDDESSEADVEEEEEDDELRKRAEEFIAKVNNEWKHEKLRALNLVY encoded by the coding sequence ATGTTGGACATAGCGTATGAATTGGTGGGACAAGCCACGTCGAACTCGCTTCTTATGTTCTGTTTCTGCAACCTCATCATAGTCATAATCCTCACTGGATCCTCAAAACCCGGTTCGATGGATTCTCAAGATTACAACACTTTTACTTCCTCTGTGAGCTTCAACAACCTTGCTTCTGAAGATCATGATTGTTGTGGTGATGATCATGATCATGAAGAGATGATTGTCATTGATGTTCAAGATGAGTCTCTGACCGATCCCTCCAGCATTCCAGACGAATACGAGGACAAAGAAAGCTGCCATTGTtgtcatgatgatgatgatgaggaggaggacgaggatgatgatgatgatgatgatgagagcaGTGAGGCTGAtgttgaagaagaggaagaagacgatgagTTAAGAAAAAGAGCAGAAGAGTTTATAGCAAAAGTCAACAATGAGTGGAAGCATGAGAAGCTTAGAGCTTTGAACTTAGTTtattga